The Echeneis naucrates chromosome 8, fEcheNa1.1, whole genome shotgun sequence genome has a window encoding:
- the LOC115047944 gene encoding interferon-induced very large GTPase 1-like isoform X3: protein MENQSDAAETGGGGRREEVSEIKSLISSVTDDKVEELEESGAETKSDSVTEPGEAEHREQNETTTGGEPEIKCVPSETRNKAAEADEDKDVNIVSSSNINEPSEEESDTLKDTSPTFQTVSTNIHEDPALEEMQHHTDENKCQPVNDSANADHSPKSLDGTTEGGEREIKSPRPSSGIVDMDVNGEGDESVKISEEINRKKKKEGEIETLFHRLQLQDNHQQKLSPADFLRIGPTVKQDHETFEKDLAGSFLQRLMMLDYRARYIPVTQHSAEVSHSDPVADFDTLNTNESFLDAFFSSHRDSNESKQSHIHPMDVQMAVYHCSDSFLKQSMITKLSQCQYALPLLVPDPVTMDVECPLWTFRQIRKTWKITQIEENSTSIAMKSSPICKAETPMVSFFRLGSLSVSKSQLMSTLINDRHNTFFHRNCPGSTKSRHLLDGVAEIAWYCPSGKPNDAFTDCTAYCNLHGDALSNEKQRDILIDKASVNVVLLPTPKKGDKSMTLVSDLLESEKPVICLITDDDCTAVQTKKGKYKMGLKDRSQSDVSNELKRIIGEILAGQHTTFQLEAMMNVCGIRVDEDDAVIQKGKSGAMEVMKTLQQEDFSKIKDKFLPCQGRLWHEWCKTHKELYQLKGHVEKEKSKKEERLREIRQKQCDAPCSELMELFIGSMSSLPSMDKEFFLKWTQILIDSLSTDDLTAILQSYDEKWSEVLALKKKHAKSESLKRKQTELEQISTKLQSATFGLEHIFREMGQIYEAHKTVEEETRKGQTDWYKYPELAAELMISGYPMELMDGDAGHVPLIWISSLLEAVIKKLGDQRVFVLSVLGVQSSGKSTMLNAMFGLQFAVSAGRCTKGAFMQLVKVSEEMKKEFQCDYVLVVDTEGLRALELAGNATLHHDNELATFVVGLGNMTLINIFGENPAEMQDVLQIVVQAFMRMKKVKLSPSCVFVHQNVTDIAAAEKNMDGKRRLQEKLDQMAQLAAKEEGCEAECFSDVIAFDVQKDVKYFAQLWEGSPPMAPPNPGYSESIQELKKMILSKASTSAGITLSQFKNKIQDLWNALLNEHFVFSFKNTLEIKVYRKLEVQYGNWTWALRSNILTIENQLYNRIENGKVDKMELSHLRETISKTYGEVKKEMENYFDDADKETLVQWRGRFEIKIQQCQDDLVAGVKRKLEEVIQQKKACEKLDRQKTEFENKLLQKSKDLAHQLKDQAQDEEELKKQFDSVWNGWVKELTADTKPIEDINLEEDQMTVIQELGIEWALIEESRRNGGYQYISKLGDYFDYVILTKHREHCDETQQPEEGARKNKNLKQQEKYSRKGAWVTFKTWFGFGIQQPEKNTKSPLSYEEQQSFTSFIEKMEKQTNEIIQLKPVAESGYTSTYLTEVAKNVRECVTEFESEKKYALKKEFTVDLLLHVFNIAGRLLSESHLKFKKRNDALTYLESNKTQYYNIFRSFCKGNSFAVVLGELICEKLKVSMVEAACNKTAIDLAGEMRCNFPAFNGNRLNLEKHVLKSLAKKEDFDSFITYIKHPRKYVETFIKKEVNTYIFNTHKREARDVLKKNIEDLKRLVSQASFTATEKVKTQSRKTDEWLKTFSSLLGDVLAFDASFPQNFTDINDFDFLKEEVEKGLVPISEELSSLSLSKIKKFRQKPDQILIEQLCKCCWVKCPFCAAVCINTMEDHGPEKHNVPFHRPSGIEGWHTRGTEDLVIDFCTTLVASNRSFYPRHDSEEAVPYKQYQRGGDKYAQWMITADESKLTYWKWFVCRFQKQLEEHYNLKFQNWGEIPREWRKHRKDEAIKSLDEMYKCE, encoded by the exons aTGGAGAACCAAAGTGACGcagcagaaacaggaggaggaggaagaagagaagaagtgTCTGAAATCAAATCTTTAATATCGTCTGTGACAGATGATAAAG tggaggagctggaggaaagtGGAGCTGAAACTAAG TCTGATTCTGTGACTGAACCTGGTGAAGCTGAACATCGAGAACAGAATGAAACAACCACAGGAGGAGAGCCAGAAATCAAGTGTGTCCCATCTGAAACCAGAAACAAAG CAGCTGAGGCTGACGAAGACAAAGACGTCAACATCgtaagcagcagcaacattaatgAGCCCTCTGAAGAGGAAAGTGACACCCTGAAGGACACAAGTCCAACATTTCAGACTGTTTCTACAAACATCCATGAAG ATCCTGCACTTGAAGAGATGCAGCaccacacagatgaaaacaag tgtcagCCAGTGAATGACTCTGCTAATGCTGATCACTCACCAAAGAGCTTAGACGGCacaacagagggaggagaaagagaaattaaatctCCACGACCATCATCAG GGATCGTAGATATGGATGTGAATGGAGAAGGTGATGAG TCAGTGAAGATTTCTGAGGAGatcaacaggaagaaaaaaaaagaaggggaaattGAAACTCTGTTTCACAGACTGCAACTTCAAGACAATCATCAACagaagttgtctccagcagATTTTCTAAGAATCGGTCCAACTGTGAAACAGGACCATGAAACATTTGAGAAAGATCTAGCTGGAAGTTTTCTTCAGAGGTTGATGATGTTAGACTACAGAGCCAGATATATCCctgtaacacaacacagtgcTGAGGTCAGCCATTCAGATCCTGTTGCAGATTTTGATActttaaacacaaatgaaagttttttaGATGCCTTTTTTAGCTCTCACAGAGACTCGAATGAATCAAAGCAGTCTCACATTCATCCAATGGACGTCCAAATGGCAGTATATCATTGCTCAGACAGCTTCCTTAAGCAGAGCATGATTACGAAGCTCTCACAGTGTCAGTACGCCTTACCTTTGCTTGTTCCTGACCCTGTAACAATGGATGTTGAGTGTCCTCTCTGGACATTCAGGCaaatcaggaaaacatggaAGATAACTCAAATTGAAGAAAATTCAACGAGTATCGCCATGAAGAGTTCGCCCATCTGCAAAGCTGAGACACCCATGGTGTCATTTTTCCGCCTTGGTTCATTGTCAGTGTCTAAATCACAGCTGATGAGCACTTTGATCAACGACCGTCACAACACCTTCTTCCACAGAAACTGCCCAGGAAGCACCAAGTCCCGACACTTGTTGGATGGCGTGGCAGAGATCGCCTGGTACTGTCCTTCTGGAAAACCCAATGATGCCTTCACTGACTGCACTGCCTACTGTAACCTTCATGGTGATGCTCTGTCAAATGAGAAACAGCGTGACATACTGATCGACAAAGCTTCAGTCAACGTTGTTCTGTTACCAACACCCAAAAAAGGTGACAAAAGTATGACACTTGTCTCAGACCTACTTGAGTCTGAAAAGCCTGTCATCTGTCTCATTACTGACGATGATTGCACTGCAGTtcaaacaaaaaagggaaaatacaAAATGGGTCTAAAGGACAGAAGCCAGTCAGATGTATCTAATGAACTGAAAAGAATCATTGGAGAGATTTTGGCTGGGCAACACACGACCTTCCAGCTTGAAGCCATGATGAATGTCTGTGGGATCAgagtggatgaagatgatgcaGTTATCCAAAAAGGGAAATCTGGTGCCATGGAAGTAATGAAAACTCTTCAACAGGAGGACTTTTCAAAAATCAAAGATAAATTCCTCCCCTGTCAAGGCCGACTGTGGCATGAGtggtgcaaaacacacaaagaattgTATCAACTCAAAGGACACGTTGAGaaggagaaaagtaaaaaggaagaaagactgAGAGAAATACGGCAGAAACAATGTGATGCTCCCTGTAGTGAGCTAATGGAGCTATTCATTGGCAGTATGTCATCGTTGCCATCAATGGACAAAGAGTTCTTCCTTAAATGGACTCAGATCTTGATAGATTCTCTCTCCACAGATGATCTCACTGCAATTCTCCAAAGCTACGATGAGAAGTGGTCTGAGGTCTTGGCCCTGAAGAAGAAACATGCCAAGTCAGAgtccttaaaaagaaaacaaactgaacttgaacaaatatcaacaaaacTGCAATCAGCAACTTTCGGCTTGGAGCACATCTTTAGGGAAATGGGACAGATctatgaagcccacaaaacTGTGGAGGAAGAAACACGGAAGGGACAGACTGACTGGTATAAGTACCCCGAGCTGGCAGCAGAGCTGATGATATCAGGATACCCGATGGAGCTGATGGACGGTGATGCAGGCCACGTGCCTCTAATATGGATCTCTAGTCTTTTAGAGGCAGTCATCAAGAAACTGGGAGACcagagagtgtttgtgttgtcagtttTGGGAGTACAAAGCAGTGGAAAATCAACAATGCTGAATGCCATGTTTGGGCTACAGTTTGCAGTGAGTGCTGGGCGGTGCACCAAGGGTGCCTTCATGCAGCTTGTCAAAGTgtcagaggagatgaagaaagagtTCCAGTGTGACTATGTCCTGGTGGTGGACACCGAAGGGCTGCGTGCTCTTGAGTTAGCAGGTAATGCTACTCTTCACCACGACAATGAACTGGCAACATTTGTTGTTGGTCTGGGAAATATGACGTTGATCAACATCTTTGGAGAGAATCCAGCTGAGATGCAGGATGTTCTGCAGATTGTTGTTCAGGCGTTCATGAGGATGAAGAAAGTTAAACTTTCTccaagttgtgtgtttgttcaccaGAATGTTACAGATattgcagctgcagagaaaaacatggaCGGAAAGAGACGGCTGCAAGAAAAACTGGACCAGATGGCCCAACTAGCTGCCAAAGAGGAGGGTTGTGAGGCTGAGTGTTTCAGTGATGTCATTGCGTTTGATGTGCAAAAAGATGTGAAATACTTTGCACAACTATGGGAGGGAAGTCCTCCCATGGCTCCTCCAAATCCAGGTTATAGTGAGAGCATCCAAGAGCTGAAGAAGATGATTCTCTCTAAAGCTTCAACGTCTGCTGGGATTACTCTGTcacagttcaaaaacaaaattcaggACCTGTGGAATGCCCTGTTGAACGAGCACTTcgttttcagtttcaaaaacacacttgAAATTAAAGTGTACAGAAAGCTTGAGGTCCAGTATGGGAATTGGACGTGGGCCTTGAGAAGCAACATACTGACCATCGAGAACCAGCTGTATAACAGAATAGAAAACGGAAAAGTTGACAAGATGGAGCTCAGCCATCTCCGTGAAACAATCAGCAAAACTTATGGAGAAGtcaagaaagaaatggaaaactACTTTGATGATGCAGACAAAGAAACGTTGGTTCAGTGGCGAGGTCGGTTTGAAATCAAAATACAACAATGTCAAGATGACCTGGTGGcaggagtgaaaagaaaactggaggAAGTAATCCAGCAAAAGAAGGCTTGCGAAAAGCTTGatagacagaaaacagagtttgagaacaagctgctgcagaagagcAAAGACCTTGCTCACCAGTTAAAAGACCAAGCACAGGATGAAGAGGAACTAAAGAAACAGTTTGACTCTGTTTGGAACGGCTGGGTGAAAGAACTAACTGCAGATACAAAACCTATTGAAGACATCAACTTGGAGGAAGATCAGATGACTGTCATTCAAGAGCTTGGTATTGAGTGGGCTCTTATAGAAGAATCCAGACGCAATGGTGGATACCAGTACATATCAAAGCTTGGTGATTACTTTGATTATGTGATACTCACCAAGCATCGGGAGCATTGTGACGAAACCCAGCAACCAGAGGAGGGAGCgagaaaaaacaagaacctaaaacaacaggaaaaatatTCACGGAAAGGTGCATGGGTGACTTTTAAGACATGGTTTGGATTTGGGATacaacagccagaaaaaaatacaaagagtcCCTTATCATATGAAGAACAACAAAGCTTCACGTCCTTCattgaaaaaatggaaaaacagacaaatgagaTAATTCAGTTGAAGCCTGTAGCAGAAAGTGGCTATACATCAACTTACTTAACAGAAGTGGCCAAAAATGTCAGAGAGTGTGTGACAGAATTTGAATCAGAGAAGAAATATGCTCTGAAGAAGGAGTTTACAGTTGATCTCTTGCTGCATGTGTTTAACATAGCAGGACGTTTGCTTTCAGAGTCCCACCTGAAATTCAAGAAGAGGAACGATGCTCTGACTTATttagaaagcaacaaaacacaatattacaACATTTTCAGAAGTTTCTGTAAAGGAAACTCGTTTGCTGTTGTGCTTGGGGAGTTGATCTGTGAAAAACTGAAGGTTTCCATGGTTGAGGCTGCCTGTAACAAGACTGCCATTGATCTTGCTGGAGAGATGAGGTGTAATTTCCCAGCATTCAATGGGAACAGGCTGAACCTGGAGAAACATGTGTTGAAGTCACTGGCAAAGAAAGAAGACTTTGATAGTTTCATCACCTATATCAAACACCCAAGGAAATATGTGGAGACTTTcataaaaaaggaagtgaaCACATATAtcttcaacacacacaagcgTGAAGCACGAGATGTTCTCAAGAAAAACATAGAAGACTTGAAAAGACTTGTAAGTCAAGCTTCATTTACTGCAACAGAGAAAGTCAAAACCCAAAGTAGAAAAACTGATGAgtggctgaaaacattttccagtttGCTGGGAGATGTGCTGGCATTTGATGCAAGTTTTCCTCAAAACTTCACAGATATTAACgactttgactttctgaaagaagaggtggagaaaggCCTTGTACCTATAAGTGAAGAGTTAAGCAGCCTCTCACTgtctaaaataaagaaattcagACAGAAGCCAGATCAGATCCTCATTGAGCAGCTGTGCAAGTGCTGCTGGGTAAAATGTCCATTCTGTGCAGCTGTTTGCATCAACACCATGGAAGATCACGgccctgaaaaacacaatgttcCTTTTCATCGGCCTTCTGGGATTGAAGGATGGCATACCAGAGGCACAGAAGATCTGGTCATTGATTTCTGCACAACATTAGTTGCAAGTAATAGATCATTCTATCCCCGTCACGACTCAGAAGAGGCAGTTCCATATAAACAGTACCAGAGGGGTGGGGATAAGTATGCTCAGTGGATGATCACTGCTGATGAGTCTAAACTTACATACTGGAAGTGGTTTGTGTGTCGTTTTCAAAAGCAGCTGGAAGAGCACTATAATTTAAAGTTCCAAAATTGGGGAGAAATTCCCCGTGAgtggaggaaacacagaaaagatgaaGCAATTAAAAGTCTGGATGAAATGTACAAATGTGAGTGA